GACATTGCGGATCGCGCGAATGCCGGTCGGCGACGTGACATTGATCTCGGTCAGGTTGCCGTCGATCACGTCGATGCCGACAAGGATCAGTCCGCGCTCGCGCAAGGCCGGTCCAAGCCGCGTGCAGATTTCACGTTCGCGCGGGGTCAGTTCGGTTTCCTTCGGCGATCCGCCACGCACCATGTTGGAGCGCAGGTCGTCCGGCGCCGGCACACGGTTCACGGCGCCGGCATATTCGCCGTCCACCAGAATGATGCGCTTGTCGCCATGTTTCACGGCGGGCAGAAAGCTTTGCACCATCCACTGTTCTCGGAACGTGGTCGCGAACAGGTCGTAGAGCGAACCGAAATTGAGGTCGTCCTTGGTCAGCCGGAAGACCGAGCCGCCGCCGTGGCCGTAAAGCGGCTTCATGACGATGTCGCCATGCTCCTCGCGAAACGACTTGATCTCATGGAGATCGCGCGTGATCAAAGTCGGCGGCATCAGGTCGGAAAATTCCATGACGAAGATCTTTTCCGGCGCGTTGCGCACATGCGCGGGATCGTTCACCACCAGCGTCTTCGGATGCACACGCTCCAGCATATGCGTGGTGGTGATATAGGACATGTCGAAAGGCGGGTCCTGCCGCAGCAGGATGACGTCGAAGGATTGCAGATTGACCCGCTTTGCCTCGCCCAGCGTGACGTGATTGCCGAGTTCGTCGCGGACCTCCACAGGCTGCACGGTGGCAAAGACTTCGCCGCCGCGCTGCGCCAGCTTGTCCGGGGTGTAGTAGGACAGCCGGTGGCCGCGCGCCTTGGCCTCGAGCATCAATGCGAAAGTGGAATCGCCGCGGATATTGATCCGCTCGATCGGGTCCATCTGGACGGCAACATCAAGGGGCATAGGTCTTTGTTCTTCTTGCGATTTTCAAAGGGAAGGGCGTGTCGGGGGCGCGGCAAAACTTGGGGTTAATAAATACCTGCCATCCTGCAACGCAACCCCTGCCAAGTTCATGGATCGTTCGCCGTGGCATTCCGAAGACTGACGATCGCGGCCAAGCTCTATGCCATTTTCGCGCTTCTCGCGACAGTCACGCTGGCGATTGCCGTCGTCGCCGTTCTGAATGCGCGCCGCCATGCCGTCCTGACCAATGAGTTTCGCGCAACTTACGATGGTGCGCGGCAATTGGAGCGGGTCAATTCGCTGATCCATGCCGTGGTCATGGAGTCGCGCGGGCTGGTGATGGCGCCCAATGACTCTTCCCGGCGGGTCGCCGCGACGCGGCTGATTGCTTTCAATGACCGGCTGGGCGATGCGGTCACCGAATTGCAGTGGAACATCAAGCCAGAGGAAAAGGATGCATTCGAGGCGTTCTCGCAGCGCCTGAAAACATTCCAGGAAGCGTGGCGCGATCTGGTCAGCCGTAGTCCCGGCGACAAGGCGATGCTGCGTGAGTTTGGCGAAACTGATGCCGGTTACGTGGTGCTGACCCGCGATATCGAAGCGTTGGGGCAGACTTATGCGCAGCGCTCGAAGCGCCTTTATGCCGAGATCGATGCCGGCGCCCGCCGCTTCGCGTTGCTCCTGGCGGCACTGGCGGCGCTGCTCCTCGCACTTGCGGCCGTCGGCACCATTATCGTCTGGCGATCCTGCATTCGTCCGCTGGCTGCGATCACGCGCGTCACCGAGAAAGTGGCCGATGGTCAACTCGACGTCGCCATTCCCTATCGCGGGCGTGGTGACGAAATCGGCGCGCTGGCGACCTCGATCGCGGTCTTCCAGGCCGCCATGCGCCACAACGAGCAACTGACCAGCACCGTGCGCGGCGATGCCGAGGCGCGGCAGAAGCAGCAGGAGGCAATCGCCGCAGAAGCCGCCCGCTTTTCCGCTGACGTTGAAGGCACGCTGAGCGATCTGATGAAAATGTCGCGCCGCGCCAAGACGGCGTCGACCGAATTGACCAATGCCGTGAATATCACGCTGGATCGCACCAGCCGTGCCACCGAAGCGTCGGCTGAATCCAATGCCAATGTGCGCGACATTGCTTCGGCTGCCGATGAACTGGCCATGTCGGTGATGGAGATCGAACGCCAGGTTTCGCAGTCGCACGAGATTGCCATCAAGGCTGTGGACGAGGCGGAATCGACCAATCGGACGGTCAATGAATTGAGCGATGCGGCGCAACGGATTGGCGACGTCATTCGTGTGATCAATGAGATTGCCGAACAGACCAATCTGCTGGCGCTCAATGCAACGATCGAAGCGGCGCGTGCCGGCGAGGCGGGGCGCGGCTTTGCTGTTGTCGCCGGCGAAGTGAAGGCGCTGGCTGGACAGACCGCGAAAGCAACCGAAGAAATCGGTCAGCAGATTGCCGGCATGCAGCAGGCCACCGATCGTTCGATCGCCGCCATCGGCGCGATCAAGAACACCATTCGCGATCTCGGCGAAATCTCGAGCGCCATCGCCGCGGCTGTGACGGAGCAGGGTGCTGCGACGCAGGAAATCGCCCGCAGTGTCGAAACCGCATCGCGCCGCTCGGCTGATACGGCCGACCAGATTGGTAAAGTCAGTGAGGCTACCGGCATCAGCCGCACCCATGCCGATGCTGCGCAGGATGTATCGGACCGGCTCGATCAGCTTGCGTCACGCATTCGCAGCCAGATGGATCAATTTTTCGAACGGCTGCGCGCGGCTTGATCTGTATCTCCGTTCGTCCACGCGAAAGCGGGGACCCAGGACTAAGAACTGGATTCCCGCCTTCGCGCGAATGAGCGGAGGGAGGTGACATCGCTCCTATAGTACGGCGATCATTCCGCCTCGAACGCAGCCGTGATGTGCTGCGGCCATGATCGCGGCGCGACCAGGATTGCGTCAAACCGCATATCGCACAGGGCATCGTCGGGGTTATCGGCGAGCCAGCCAGCGGCAGCCGAAGCGATCCGGCGCTTCTGCCGCTCGGTGACGGAATAGGCGGCATCGACAAGACGCTCACGCGCCTTCACTTCCACGAAGATCAGAAGATTGCCGCGCTTCGCCACGATATCGATCTCGCCGGCCGGACAACGCCAGCGGCGCGCCACGACCCGAAATCCCTTCGCCAGCAGGAAAGCCGCGGCGCGGTTCTCGGCCGACAGGCCAAGCTTGAAAGCGACCTGACGTTCGGGCGCAGCGGGCGGCTTAGGAGGCATCGTTGCGCTCTTTCGCAAGCTCCAGTGCGCGCTGATAGACATCGCGCCGGGGCAGGCCGGTGGCGGCGACGATTTCGCCGACAGCATCCTTGACGGAGACGCGCTCAAGCGCGGCCCGGATCAGCGCGTCAACATCGCCTGCTGCCGGCGCGGCCTCATCGGCTGGCGGCGCGATGACGATCACAAATTCACCGCGTGTCTCCGAATCGCCCGCATAATGCGCGGCAAGCACTGCGAGTGTGTCACGCCGCACTTCTTCGTGCAGTTTTGTGAGTTCGCGGCAGATCGCAGCTTCCCGTTCGCCGAACGCCGCAGCGAGATCGGCGAGCGAGTCGTCAATGCGCGATCCGCCTTCGAACAGCACGATGCTCGCCGGGATGCGGGCAAGTTCGGCGATGCGGGCGCGCCGCTGCGTCGCCTTTGCGGGCAGAAAGCCTTCGAATAAAAACCGGTCCGTAGGCAAGCCGGATGCAACGAGCGCGGTCAGTACCGCGGACGCGCCCGGCAAAGCGGTGACGGACAGGCCCGCATCTCGTGCTTCTCGCACCAGCTTGAAGCCGGGGTCGGAAATCAGTGGCGTGCCGGCATCGGAAATCAATGCAACGGCGGCGCCGTCCGCGATGCGACCAAGCAGCTTTGGCCGTGCGACCGCAGCGTTGTGTTCGTGATAAGGGGTCAGTGCCGTTTCAATGCCGTAATGATCCAGCAGCTTGCGGCTGACGCGGGTATCTTCACAGGCGATGAGGTCCGCGGCGGCAAGCGTCTCCAGCGCCCGCAAGGTGATATCGCCGAGGTTGCCGATCGGTGTCGCAACGAGATAAAGCCCGGCAGCCAGTCTCGGTGCGGCATATCTGGTCCCGGCTATGTGGAACTCGCTCCGCCGTTCGGGTTGCGTCATGGCAACACGTCCCAAGACTTCGAACTCAACATGCCTGCCCCGTGGTTAACCATTTTATGACAATATGCCAGATTGCTGCCTCGGGGACTTTCTTCAGGCCTTACTTCAGCGCCTTGTCCAGTCTTACGTCGCGTTCCTGAGGTTATGTCTGTGTCCAGGACTTTACTGAACTCTGTTTCTTTGTCTCGCCGCCGCTTTGGCGTCAGCGCGCTGTCGCTTGCGGCTGCGGGTCTGACCGGTTGCGCAGGCAATGGGCCGACGATCGGCACGCCGGTCGGCGAGGGGCCGGCTGCTGGGCCCCAGGAGACGGGGGCTATCGGTGCCGGGCAGTTCAAGGCGGCACTGATCCTGCCGCTGTCGGCGGGTGGCAATGCCGGCCTCGCCGCACAATCGATGAAGAACGCCGCGGAGCTGGCGCTCGCCGAATTCAACAGCCCGGACGTGCAACTTGTGGTCAAGGACGATGGCGGCAATACCGGTACGGCCCGTTTGGTCGCCGAACAGGCGATGGACGAGGGCTGCCAGATCATCCTTGGTCCCCTGTTTGCGCCAGCCGTGCGTTCGGTCGGTCAGACGGCGCGGCCGCGCGGTATTCCGGTCATCGCATTTTCCACAGACGCCAGTATCGCGGCGCGCGGCATCTATCTCCTGAGCTTTCTGCCCGAGTCGGATGTGTTGCGGGTGCTTTCATACGCGTCCTCCGCCGGCAAGCGCTCCTATGCCGGTCTCGTCCCGGACAACGCCTATGGCTCGGTGGTGGAGGCGACGTTCCGCGAAGAGGTATCGCGGCAGGGCGGCCGCATCGTTGCGCTGGAGCGTTATCCTTCCGACCGGACCAAGCTTGGCGAGTCGGTGAAGATCGTTGCGCAGTCGGCGCGCGGCGCCGATGCGATCTTCGTGCCGGATGGCGCCGATACCGTCCCCTATGTCGTGTCGGCCCTGCAGTCAGGCGGTGTCGATACGCGTCGCGTGCAATTGCTGGGCACCGGCCTGTGGGACGATCCGCGCATCTTCAATGATGGCGCCATGCAGGGCGGGCTTTACGCCGCGCCGGATGCAGCAGGTTTCGCCAGCTTTTCGCAGCGCTATCGTAATCGTTTCGGCCAGGAGCCGGTGCGCACGGCAACGCTCGCTTACGATGCTACAGCTCTTGTCGCTGCGCTGGTCCGCACGCAAGGTCCGCAACGCCCGACCGACGAAGTACTGACCAATCCGTCCGGCTTTGCCGGCATCGATGGCGTCTTTCGCTTCAAGCCGGACGGTACCAACGAACGAGGGCTTGCGGTGCTGCGTGTGGCGGCCGGGGGCGGACAAATCGTGAGCCCGGCGCCGAAGTCGTTTAATGGGTCTGCGTCCTAATAACAGTCGTCCCCGCGAAGGCGGGCAACTGTGTTCAGGTTTGGAATGCTGTTTTGTCGCGCAGGACAGCATTGGCGGTGACGAGCAATTTGCGGGCGACAGCGATGAGGGCCACCTTGGCCGGCTTTCCTGCCGCGCGCAGGCGCCGATAGACGGTCCTGAAGCGGTCATGCGATCGGGCGGCGGCGACAGCGGCCATGTAGAGGGCGTCGCGGACCCGTTTCCGTCCGCCCTTGATTCTGCGGAGGCCTCTGAGCTGTCCGCTGTCGACGTTGAAGGGTGCCAGTCCGGCGATGGCTGTCACCTGCTTTGATGGCAGGACGTCGAGTTCCGGCATGAGCGCGATCAGTGTCGTGGCCGCGACAGGTCCGATGCCGGGGATCGAGCGCAGCAACTTGGCGATGGGATGGAGCCGTTCGCATTGCGCGAGCAGACAGCGGATCTGTTCATCCCATTGCGCGATCCGGACATCGAGCCATTGCAGATGCGCTTCGATATCCGCCAGCAATATGGCGTCGTGACATTCCGTCCGCCGGGTGCGCTCCTGCTGACGGATATGGACGAGTTGATCGCGACGCTTGTGCGCCAGAGCCAGACCCTGGCGATCGCTGTCGATCGCTTTGGCCGGCGCAGGTGCGAGAGATTGCGCCATTGCAGCGAGCATGCGCGCGTCGATCCTGTCGGTCTTGGCAAGAAAGCCGGCGGCCCGTGCAAAGTCGCGGGCGCGGGCGGGATTGATACGAGCGAAGGCAATGCCCGCCGCCGTGAGCGCCTGCCGCAGCCGGACATCGTAATGGCCGGTCGCCTCAAACAGCACAAAGACACCGCCATTCTTCCAGCGCGCCACCAGAGGCGCGAGAGCCTCCGGCCTATTGGCGATGCGTTCACCCCGGCCAAAGCCGCCCTCGAACACGTCCAGATGATGTTTTGAAACGTCGATTCCGATGAAGCCACGGGTTATGATCATGCGCCTGTCCCTGTGGTGCGAGGTCCGTGTCACCGGCCTCGTGCAACTGTTCAGGTTGGAAGAAGCAAAGGCGGACGGGGACCAAGCCCGCCTACGGTCTTACGACCAGGGACCCAACGGTCTCCCGTCCGCAACCATCCTGACACATTGCAAACACACAGGGACCCATAACCACGACGCTTTGCTATAAGCGCAGTTGCAATTCAGCCGAGATGACACGGCGTATGGGTCCCCGCCTTCGCGGGGACGACATAAGAGTTTAAGCCGCCAATCAGTTTAAGCCGCCAAGTCCGCGACCACAGCATCCAGAATCGGGAAGGCCGCTTGCGTGACACGCAGATGGCCTGCGGATGTGGTCTCAACCGCGCCTTCTGCGCGCAAGATCGCGATGCGCTTGTCATCGAGCGGGCGGCCGGCGATGGCGGCGTAACGCTTCGGATCGATGCCTTCCGCAAGGCGGAGGCCCATCAGGAGATATTCGTCGGCACGCTCCTCGCGTGTCAGCACATCATCGACGATGATGCCATGACCAAGCGACTCGACACGCATCAGCCAGCTCTCGGGCCGCTTTTCAGTCGCTGTGGCGTAGCGGCGTCCGTCTTGTTCCAGGCGCCCATGCGCGCCCGGCCCGATGCCGGCATAGTCATCGCCGCGCCAGTAAACGAGATTGTGCCGGCACTGCGCGCCGGCCCGCGCATGATTGGAAATCTCGTAAGCCGAAAGGCCGGACTTGTCGCAGACCTCCTGCGTGACGTCGTAGAGGTCGCGTGAGATGTCGTCATTCGGTGTCACCAGCTTGCCGCTGGCATGCAGTGCAAAGAATGGCGTGTCGGCTTCGATGGTGAGTTGATAGAGCGACAGATGTTCGGCGGCTTCCGCGATCGCGCGGTTCAGTTCCTTGGACCAGTCCTGCGTCGATTGTCCCGGCCGCGCATAGATCAGATCGAACGAATAGCGATCGAATACGGAGCGGGCGATGCCGACCGCCTTCAAGGCTTCTTCCGCCGTATGGAGGCGGCCAAGCTCTTTGAGTGAACGATCGTCGAGCGCCTGCACGCCGAGCGACACGCGATTGACGCCGGCTGTCCGAAATCCGCGAAAGCGATCGGCTTCGACGCTGGTGGGATTGGCTTCGAGCGTGACCTCGGCATCCGGCGCCACGGACCAATGTTTGGCGATACCATCGAGGATCGCAGACACGGTCGCTGGATTCATGAGCGACGGCGTGCCGCCGCCGAAGAAGATCGTGGAGACGGTGCGGCCCGGCACGCGTGCGGCCGTGGTTTCGATCTCGCGCAGAAACGCCTTCACATACCGCGACTCATCGATGCCGCCGTGGCGGACATGACTGTTGAAGTCGCAATAAGGACATTTCGACAAGCAGAAAGGCCAATGGATGTAGACGCCGAAGGCCGCTGCGGATGGATTCGTTAACGTCATGTTAAGCATCTTACTGTGCCGCGGCTCAGGCGGCCAGCGTGAATACGGCGATGATTAAAATTGTAACGACCCGGAACCGCGCGCCACGTCTCAGGCAGCTTGCTTCGAGAGACACGCCTCCGCGAGTTTGATGAAAGCACGCGCGCGATGCGACAGGCCAAGGCCATGTGGCGGCAAACCGTGTTTTTCTTCGGACGTCATCTCGCCGAAGGTGCGCTCGTAACCGTCAGGTAGAAACATCGGATCGTAGCCGAAGCCGGCATCGCCGCGTGGCGGCCAGACCAGCGTGCCTTCGACGGTCGCTTCGAATTCTTCGGTGTGACCGTCAGGCCAGGCGACGCAGAGCGCTGACACGAAATGCGCAGTGCGGCGCGCCGGTGTGAGAGCACCATGATCGCGCAGCATGGAATCGATCATTTCCATTGCGCGGGCAAAATTCTTGTCCGGTCCGGCCCAGCGCGCCGAATGAATGCCGGGTGCGCCACCCAGTGCATCGACAACCAGAC
The genomic region above belongs to Pseudorhodoplanes sinuspersici and contains:
- the gshB gene encoding glutathione synthase; this encodes MPLDVAVQMDPIERINIRGDSTFALMLEAKARGHRLSYYTPDKLAQRGGEVFATVQPVEVRDELGNHVTLGEAKRVNLQSFDVILLRQDPPFDMSYITTTHMLERVHPKTLVVNDPAHVRNAPEKIFVMEFSDLMPPTLITRDLHEIKSFREEHGDIVMKPLYGHGGGSVFRLTKDDLNFGSLYDLFATTFREQWMVQSFLPAVKHGDKRIILVDGEYAGAVNRVPAPDDLRSNMVRGGSPKETELTPREREICTRLGPALRERGLILVGIDVIDGNLTEINVTSPTGIRAIRNVGGPDVAAMVWDAIEAKRKAS
- the rsmI gene encoding 16S rRNA (cytidine(1402)-2'-O)-methyltransferase; translation: MTQPERRSEFHIAGTRYAAPRLAAGLYLVATPIGNLGDITLRALETLAAADLIACEDTRVSRKLLDHYGIETALTPYHEHNAAVARPKLLGRIADGAAVALISDAGTPLISDPGFKLVREARDAGLSVTALPGASAVLTALVASGLPTDRFLFEGFLPAKATQRRARIAELARIPASIVLFEGGSRIDDSLADLAAAFGEREAAICRELTKLHEEVRRDTLAVLAAHYAGDSETRGEFVIVIAPPADEAAPAAGDVDALIRAALERVSVKDAVGEIVAATGLPRRDVYQRALELAKERNDAS
- a CDS encoding methyl-accepting chemotaxis protein — protein: MAFRRLTIAAKLYAIFALLATVTLAIAVVAVLNARRHAVLTNEFRATYDGARQLERVNSLIHAVVMESRGLVMAPNDSSRRVAATRLIAFNDRLGDAVTELQWNIKPEEKDAFEAFSQRLKTFQEAWRDLVSRSPGDKAMLREFGETDAGYVVLTRDIEALGQTYAQRSKRLYAEIDAGARRFALLLAALAALLLALAAVGTIIVWRSCIRPLAAITRVTEKVADGQLDVAIPYRGRGDEIGALATSIAVFQAAMRHNEQLTSTVRGDAEARQKQQEAIAAEAARFSADVEGTLSDLMKMSRRAKTASTELTNAVNITLDRTSRATEASAESNANVRDIASAADELAMSVMEIERQVSQSHEIAIKAVDEAESTNRTVNELSDAAQRIGDVIRVINEIAEQTNLLALNATIEAARAGEAGRGFAVVAGEVKALAGQTAKATEEIGQQIAGMQQATDRSIAAIGAIKNTIRDLGEISSAIAAAVTEQGAATQEIARSVETASRRSADTADQIGKVSEATGISRTHADAAQDVSDRLDQLASRIRSQMDQFFERLRAA
- the rdgB gene encoding RdgB/HAM1 family non-canonical purine NTP pyrophosphatase, producing the protein MERTAHRQITGQIVIATHNAGKLREMRELLSLYGIEAVSAGELGLPEPEEPGATFAENAAIKAKAAASASGLPAFADDSGLVVDALGGAPGIHSARWAGPDKNFARAMEMIDSMLRDHGALTPARRTAHFVSALCVAWPDGHTEEFEATVEGTLVWPPRGDAGFGYDPMFLPDGYERTFGEMTSEEKHGLPPHGLGLSHRARAFIKLAEACLSKQAA
- a CDS encoding IS110 family transposase, with product MIITRGFIGIDVSKHHLDVFEGGFGRGERIANRPEALAPLVARWKNGGVFVLFEATGHYDVRLRQALTAAGIAFARINPARARDFARAAGFLAKTDRIDARMLAAMAQSLAPAPAKAIDSDRQGLALAHKRRDQLVHIRQQERTRRTECHDAILLADIEAHLQWLDVRIAQWDEQIRCLLAQCERLHPIAKLLRSIPGIGPVAATTLIALMPELDVLPSKQVTAIAGLAPFNVDSGQLRGLRRIKGGRKRVRDALYMAAVAAARSHDRFRTVYRRLRAAGKPAKVALIAVARKLLVTANAVLRDKTAFQT
- the hemW gene encoding radical SAM family heme chaperone HemW produces the protein MTLTNPSAAAFGVYIHWPFCLSKCPYCDFNSHVRHGGIDESRYVKAFLREIETTAARVPGRTVSTIFFGGGTPSLMNPATVSAILDGIAKHWSVAPDAEVTLEANPTSVEADRFRGFRTAGVNRVSLGVQALDDRSLKELGRLHTAEEALKAVGIARSVFDRYSFDLIYARPGQSTQDWSKELNRAIAEAAEHLSLYQLTIEADTPFFALHASGKLVTPNDDISRDLYDVTQEVCDKSGLSAYEISNHARAGAQCRHNLVYWRGDDYAGIGPGAHGRLEQDGRRYATATEKRPESWLMRVESLGHGIIVDDVLTREERADEYLLMGLRLAEGIDPKRYAAIAGRPLDDKRIAILRAEGAVETTSAGHLRVTQAAFPILDAVVADLAA
- a CDS encoding penicillin-binding protein activator encodes the protein MSVSRTLLNSVSLSRRRFGVSALSLAAAGLTGCAGNGPTIGTPVGEGPAAGPQETGAIGAGQFKAALILPLSAGGNAGLAAQSMKNAAELALAEFNSPDVQLVVKDDGGNTGTARLVAEQAMDEGCQIILGPLFAPAVRSVGQTARPRGIPVIAFSTDASIAARGIYLLSFLPESDVLRVLSYASSAGKRSYAGLVPDNAYGSVVEATFREEVSRQGGRIVALERYPSDRTKLGESVKIVAQSARGADAIFVPDGADTVPYVVSALQSGGVDTRRVQLLGTGLWDDPRIFNDGAMQGGLYAAPDAAGFASFSQRYRNRFGQEPVRTATLAYDATALVAALVRTQGPQRPTDEVLTNPSGFAGIDGVFRFKPDGTNERGLAVLRVAAGGGQIVSPAPKSFNGSAS
- a CDS encoding YraN family protein, with translation MSISAHWSLRKSATMPPKPPAAPERQVAFKLGLSAENRAAAFLLAKGFRVVARRWRCPAGEIDIVAKRGNLLIFVEVKARERLVDAAYSVTERQKRRIASAAAGWLADNPDDALCDMRFDAILVAPRSWPQHITAAFEAE